The following are encoded together in the Chloroflexota bacterium genome:
- a CDS encoding extracellular solute-binding protein has protein sequence MTASMRALVWVFVLAMLASLVSCMPEGNAPSPGGLTPTPPPLTPRPTAPASQPTPVPSLPAPAGSNDLVVWIGDDFPLDSAGGQALWNARSAFQNANPAVPVVLLQKKSEGKGGIEDLLATTQAAALQSLPDVVTIDLRDLPRYVRNGIIQPLDATSSQTLQNDLYPFARTAAQVDNRMYAVPFTADFLHLIYDSTQFKTPPLTWTELISSGARYAFAAGGDNGVVGDAFLAQYVALGGRFADARGRPALDRTPFIDALEFYRVAFAKGTTVTNTLSLRNEEDTLKLYTAGRAPLADATARAFLRDRVSLRGAGFGAVPTRDGNLSTIARAWGYAVVTRDAPRRAAAQRFVESLVSSEANAAWNRAAGRLPVRRSALPAWASDILYRDFANQMLSVAVNRPTPAASGSLDVVMQLAIVDVLANGVSPAEAADKAIAALNR, from the coding sequence GCATCCATGCGCGCGCTGGTCTGGGTGTTCGTTCTGGCCATGCTCGCATCGCTGGTGTCGTGCATGCCGGAGGGCAACGCGCCATCGCCCGGCGGCCTGACACCCACGCCGCCGCCATTGACGCCGCGCCCGACCGCCCCCGCCAGCCAGCCGACGCCTGTGCCGAGCCTGCCGGCGCCGGCCGGCTCCAACGACCTGGTGGTCTGGATCGGGGACGACTTCCCGCTCGATTCGGCCGGCGGCCAGGCGCTCTGGAATGCGCGCAGTGCTTTCCAGAACGCGAATCCGGCAGTGCCGGTCGTGCTACTTCAGAAGAAATCGGAGGGTAAGGGCGGCATCGAAGACCTGCTCGCGACCACCCAGGCCGCCGCGCTGCAGTCCCTGCCTGATGTCGTGACGATCGATCTGCGCGACCTGCCGCGCTACGTGCGCAACGGCATCATTCAGCCGCTCGATGCGACGTCGTCGCAGACGCTGCAAAACGACCTCTACCCGTTTGCCCGTACGGCCGCGCAGGTGGACAACCGTATGTACGCCGTGCCGTTCACGGCCGACTTTCTGCACCTCATCTATGACAGCACTCAGTTCAAGACGCCGCCGCTGACCTGGACGGAGCTGATTTCAAGCGGCGCGCGCTACGCGTTCGCGGCCGGCGGCGATAATGGCGTTGTCGGCGATGCGTTCCTCGCGCAGTATGTGGCGCTTGGCGGCCGCTTTGCGGATGCGCGCGGCCGCCCGGCGCTCGACCGCACGCCGTTCATCGACGCGTTGGAGTTCTACCGCGTGGCGTTCGCGAAGGGTACCACGGTGACGAACACGCTGTCGCTGCGCAACGAGGAAGACACGCTCAAGCTGTATACTGCCGGGCGCGCTCCGCTGGCCGATGCCACCGCGCGCGCGTTCCTGCGCGACCGCGTCTCGCTGCGCGGGGCCGGATTCGGCGCCGTGCCCACCCGCGACGGCAATCTCTCCACCATTGCGCGCGCCTGGGGCTACGCCGTCGTTACGCGCGATGCCCCCCGCCGCGCCGCCGCCCAGCGCTTTGTCGAGTCGCTCGTCAGTTCGGAGGCGAATGCCGCCTGGAACCGCGCGGCGGGCCGCCTGCCGGTGCGCCGCAGCGCGCTGCCCGCCTGGGCCAGCGACATTCTGTACCGCGACTTCGCCAACCAGATGTTGAGCGTGGCGGTCAACCGCCCAACCCCGGCCGCCAGCGGGTCGCTGGACGTGGTCATGCAGTTGGCCATCGTCGATGTGCTCGCGAACGGCGTCAGCCCGGCCGAGGCCGCCGATAAGGCGATTGCCGCGCTGAACCGCTAG